In Miscanthus floridulus cultivar M001 chromosome 8, ASM1932011v1, whole genome shotgun sequence, the sequence TCAAAACAATTGCAAGTAATTTCTTTCAACTTTAATCCTGGGAATATGATGACCGTAAGTTCTAGCAAGTAGCAACTGCATAGATAGTAGTGTTCGATAACAAATCATAAGAAAATAACCAACAAAATAGGGGGAAAGACACTGGACTGCTAAAGATAAGCCAATTTTCGTTTGTAGTTATTTAATTATGCTTTGTAACAAAATAGTTAGCAGGCAGAACACTGCAGTGCAGTGTTAAGATCCTGGAAGCTGGAATACCACCAACATACAGGCAGGGCATGTTGCTGACTTTTTAGAATCTGAAGATGAACTTACAATATATGGCAAAATCTTGAGCGAACATTAAGAATTTAAGTATGATCAGAAGTTGCAAAATGCAAGAGTGCTTTTATCAATAGTTTAAACCCTTCAGGTTTTGTGAAGCAAACTTCTTGTGCAGATAAAGTAATTGAATATTGGAAAAAGTCCATTTTACTCCCCGCTAAACTATGATTTGGCTTACTTAACCCCCTCTTTCTTAAAACGGTTCATTATTCACCTTTTGCTCTTACGGCAGTCTGTGTGCTCCAAAAGCAGGCAATAGACTACAATAAATGCACTCCTACTGCTGGGTAGCAACCATTGTGGAACCAGTAAAGAACAAAAGCCCCCAATAGCACTATAGTGGCGGCTAGTTAGAGAGTCTGGGTTTGTATGAGTGAGATCAGTTTGGCACTTGATCTGTACAATCTCTATAGGGGAGTCACAGTTACAAGCACCGTGGAGATAGAGAACCTTCGCGTACAAGTCCCCCTCTTCCTTGCAATTCCATGAAGCCATAGCAAGATGGAGATACTGCAACTATTCCAATACAGGAAGAAGGTAGTAAACTTGTATCTGATTTGAATTTGATACATGAGTTTGTGTGATCGATGCGTTGTTTGAAGCAAGAAAATTCAGGGCTGGGCACGTCAATTGATGAAGGTAACAAGACAAGCTTCGTGAAACTAGTTCCTATGTCTGTACTCTGTAGGAGAGAAACAGTCAAACAGAGAGATGAGAGGAAGGAGAAAAGGCCAAGGAGAAACGAAGAGTTTCAGGCGGCAATATGTATGTCAAGCACCAGTCTCCATGTCAAAGCCGGCCAAGCTAGCATTCTTGACCGGCAAAACAGCTCAACCCTCTCTCCATGCAGACGAAATCAGTATCAAATAAAAGCAAAAGATGAATAGTGATCTGGATTAAGAAAAAGAAGGTTGTTAACTAAATCGCACTTTAGCAGGTTAAGTGGACTCCAACGATACATCAGGGGGACTAAAATGGAGTTCTTTGAATATTCTTTTCATTGCTGAAGGTAGCTTGGTTTTTCTCTAATGAACACATCATCAAGAAAGATTTGCTAATTTGTAGCAAAACAGATGGAACACAAGTGCAATTCACATAATAGTTACTGGAAGTAACTTGTTAAAGACCTGAAGCATTAACAGTGCAGAGACCTTGTGACGAAAAAAATGTTTAGTGGATGCATTCATAAATGGGCACAAGATAATGATCACAGAACAATGATCGCAGCCTCACCTCAACTTATCAGAAGGACCAAAACGCCTTTTGAAGCCTATGGATACTGCATTGGAAGGCAATGAGACACTTGGAACTAAAGTTAATTCCTTGTCCTGCCACAGGAAACATATGAACAGAATCAAACTTAACAGGAAGTCCAAAAAACAGAACAAAGAAAAGGATTAAATAGCTCACCTTATAACAATATCTTAGATTAAGATCATTTTCATTGTACTGAGAAGTAAGAACACCGTCCAAGAAATCAGATTTTCCAATCCCATATACAGAAAGCACcttctcatcatcttcatttCTCCTCTCTTCTACTGAAACTTGACCAATAGGAAAGTGGAACGTTGCCCTTGGCTgccaaataaaataaaaaaggagAAAACTCTTACATTTAACAGGGTTTAGATGCCATATACTATTAGCCAAAAGAGAAACTGATGAATAGTAAACATAAATGTGTATAGTATTCACAAAATCTCTAAAATGCAACTTTAAGATATATGGTACATTGCATGATGCAACTAAAAATAGAAAACATAGAAGTCAAAATGTACAAGAATATTTCAGATAACAGTATAACACAGTCAAAATAGTATTTGAATGGTCAgtgttttaatattacaaacctCTTTAGTCTGTAAGGAGTAGCGTTTCTAGTATTTCCCAAGGGTAAAAGTGATACCAGAGCATGGATTAACTCCCTAGTTTAATTCCATGACAACGACAAATCAAGATTTATCTGAACGCATAACGATGATAGCAGCCTAATAGGACATCTGAACCTTGTTAGAATACCTAAATTATTTGATAAAGGATTAAAAAAAATGTCACCAGTAAAGGAACCTAGATACTCACCAAACCACTGTAAGGCACCAAAGATGATAACTCCAGTTTATATAACGGATCACCCAAACTAGTGATCACCGAAACTTCTCCTTGTTGGGCCTGAGAAACCAAGGAAGGCACATTAAACCCAATATATTCTTTTGAGAGCAACCCAATATTACATTGGCACTTCAACTTAGCAAATTTGAATATAAATGACCTAGTGaatgaaagaaaaaaatatactccctaagactatctccaacaggaGACCTATTGTGGCACCCAAACTCAAAATGGGTCGCCAACAAAGCACCTATACAGCAAACTCATTTTGGGTGCCAGGAGAGACATGACCTATATATGAGCATCCTCTCTCCTAAAAACCCATTTTGCAGCTCTTTTGGGTCCTGTTGTTGGAGAACAAAAATGGGTATTGAATCCTTTCCTGTAGAGCTACCCAAATGTCGAATGGGTCTTATTTTGGGAAGTTTAAGTGCAACTAATATGCAAATATTATTTGCTGACCACTTGTAAAGCCATTCCTTGACTCAAATTTACGGCGCAATACCTTGACATCGTGCGAGGCACGGAGCTGGATGGCGCCTCCGGGAAGCGAGCAGTCTCCGCGGAGCAGCGCGTTGCGTGCCTCGACGTCGTAGAGCACGGAGAAGCGCTTGGTGATGAGCCCCACCAACGGCGCGGTGAAGAGCTGCTGAAGTGGGTCCCCTTCCTCCCCGCCCCCTTGCCACTGGCCCTGTGGGTCGCTCTGGAAGGAGAGCCGCAGCTTGGCGAGGTCCCCCGCGAGCTTGCACGACACCTTGTTCACGAACACGCCCTCCTCGCTATCGTACTCCGTGGTCACGCGCAGGCTCGGCAGCCTCCGCGACCGTGGGACCACAGGCTCCGGAGGTGGCAgcgggggaggaggaggcggcggaggcggtggcgggcAGAGGAAGGTGAAGGGGCAGCGCAGCCCGCTGAGCCATGGGGGGAGCTTGATGTTGAGATTAAGGGGATTGGGGTTCTGGGCGGCGGCGGACGCCATGGGGGCGGCGGAGGAAGCAAGGCGAAGCGGCGGAGTTGAAGAATCGAATGCAGGACGGAGGGAAGTGGGAAATTTTCCGGCGTGGGATTCGGGAGGCCTAGGAATCCTGGGTCCGGTAGTTTTTCGATTGAGGACCCGGATCTATTGTTTATTCCGGGCTAGGGCACTGCTTGCTTGCTGACAGGACCTGTTGGAGAGATCAGTGATACAATACAAGTGAAATTATTAATATACAGTACCTACTAAAGTTTTCTCAGTAACTGCACCTTGGAGACAGAGAGAGTGAACAAGATACTGTTTGGTAGTCTATAACTAGATGTATACTTATTTTGAGGCAAAGGGCATGTTTGGCCAAAATTTGATATACcaaagatttggcaagccaaaaACTAGACAAAAATTACCATAAATTTGGCAAATCAAATATTTGAGTTTGGTAAGTTTTAGGAGCAAATAAAATACTAGCCAAATCAGGACTTGCTAAACCTTTAACATAAAAAAATTTGGAAGTGAACCAAGCAAGTCCGAAATTTGAATGCACTCACTCACTTCTAACAATCACACACCTCGCTTATTTCGACCAACATGCAGCCAAAGCAACCTATATCATTCAAAGCCCTCTCTACTTTTCCCAATCGCGTAATCACGTAATCCATCTGTTCTTAAAAAAGAGTTATTATCGATTTCCAAAAAGTCATCAACTTTTAACTTTGCccaaatatatttaacaaaatgTTAATATTTAGGTACATAATCAGTATTATTAattagatcgttgaatatacttttataataaagttatttgaagatataaatgttgcacgtattttttacagaTCTATTCAAAGTTGAAAAAGTTTCACTAGCACGATTCAGGCAGTGGTAACTGATGCGCGGGTAA encodes:
- the LOC136474202 gene encoding outer envelope pore protein 37, chloroplastic-like isoform X2; the protein is MASAAAQNPNPLNLNIKLPPWLSGLRCPFTFLCPPPPPPPPPPPLPPPEPVVPRSRRLPSLRVTTEYDSEEGVFVNKVSCKLAGDLAKLRLSFQSDPQGQWQGGGEEGDPLQQLFTAPLVGLITKRFSVLYDVEARNALLRGDCSLPGGAIQLRASHDVKAQQGEVSVITSLGDPLYKLELSSLVPYSGLPRATFHFPIGQVSVEERRNEDDEKVLSVYGIGKSDFLDGVLTSQYNENDLNLRYCYKDKELTLVPSVSLPSNAVSIGFKRRFGPSDKLRITAWATYQVQTNQPVQTWKLPIRTTRC
- the LOC136474202 gene encoding outer envelope pore protein 37, chloroplastic-like isoform X1, with the translated sequence MASAAAQNPNPLNLNIKLPPWLSGLRCPFTFLCPPPPPPPPPPPLPPPEPVVPRSRRLPSLRVTTEYDSEEGVFVNKVSCKLAGDLAKLRLSFQSDPQGQWQGGGEEGDPLQQLFTAPLVGLITKRFSVLYDVEARNALLRGDCSLPGGAIQLRASHDVKAQQGEVSVITSLGDPLYKLELSSLVPYSGLPRATFHFPIGQVSVEERRNEDDEKVLSVYGIGKSDFLDGVLTSQYNENDLNLRYCYKDKELTLVPSVSLPSNAVSIGFKRRFGPSDKLSYHYSFDTDDWNAVYKHTVGKNFKVKAGYDSEVRVGWASLWVGEEGGKAKTAPMKTKLQVMLQVPQDNLRNPVFLFNVKKRWDL
- the LOC136474202 gene encoding outer envelope pore protein 37, chloroplastic-like isoform X3: MASAAAQNPNPLNLNIKLPPWLSGLRCPFTFLCPPPPPPPPPPPLPPPEPVVPRSRRLPSLRVTTEYDSEEGVFVNKVSCKLAGDLAKLRLSFQSDPQGQWQGGGEEGDPLQQLFTAPLVGLITKRFSVLYDVEARNALLRGDCSLPGGAIQLRASHDVKAQQGEVSVITSLGDPLYKLELSSLVPYSGLPRATFHFPIGQVSVEERRNEDDEKVLSVYGIGKSDFLDGVLTSQYNENDLNLRYCYKDKELTLVPSVSLPSNAVSIGFKRRFGPSDKLRLEKKGAKRRLRQ